The DNA segment GCAGGCCGCGTCCAGAAAGGGAGGCAGGGCTCAGAGTCGCAGGGCTGGTCGGGCCTGGAGGAGCTCCTGGGCGCTCACACCCTCAGGCGCCAGCGTCGGGCACCAGGGAAAGGGTTCTTGGCCCTGCTTTTGAGTCTTGTGAGGACCCGGGCAGACGTCTCTGTGCCTTGTGGGAGGCCCCACGAGGGGGACGCAGAGCCTGTCCACCCAGAGCCCCGCAGGACCATGTCCTACCTGTCCTCCGGGGCCgccccaggcctccctccagcCAGCCACCTCTGTGCCTACAGGGTCCCCGGCACCCGGCCCACAGCTCCTCGGTGGCAGAGAAGCCTCTCTGGGGACAAGGAATGTTGCCCGTCCAGTTTCCCAAGAcaggccctggcctgggcctGCTAGGGGACCGGGGACTGTGAGCTGGGGGTGGGAACGGTATCCCCGTCATGTCATCCCAGGGTGACCTGGCCGGCCGGGGtcagcccccaggctggggaggactACACATCCCATCAGCCCCTGGGATAGAGGCCACCTGGAGTCTGGGGAGAGGGGTCCAGGGAGCCATGGATTCAGAGAGTTCCAGGGGCCGGGTGGTCAGCAGAGCCAGGACCCCAAGTTCCTTCCACACGTCCTGAGGGAGCCGAAGCTCCTAGCAGCCCTTGGCCAGAGGCCATCGCTGGGGAGGCATCCTGGCTGGCCTCATGGGAGTTGCAGGTAAGAGGGAGCTGGGGCCTCCCCGCGGGCTCCCTGAGCCGCCCTCTGTGTGTCCTCAGTCAGCCCCTTCGTAGCAAAGGTCAAAGAGCTGCGGCTGCAGAGAGATGACTTTGAGATCTTGAAGGTGATCGGCCGAGGGGCCTTCGGGGAGGTGAGCAAAGGGCCCTGGCTAGGGGGGAGGAGGGCCTCTGCGCCCAGGCTGGCCTGACCCCGGTGctctctgtggctcaggtggctgtggtgaggcAGAGGGACAGTGGACAGATTTTTGCCATGAAAATGCTGCACAAGTGGGAGATGCTGAAGAGGGCTGAGGTCAGTGTTGGGTCTGGGGAAACTTTGGGGGCCTGCAAACAGGGGTGCCTAGAGGCCTCCAGGACCTGCAGGGGAAGTGGCTGGGCAAGGGTGCTGAACAGGCAGAGGATCCACCCCCAGCAGCCTCGGACTCCTCCCAGCCCTATCTCACAATAAGCCTTTGTTAGAACAAGCTGGGTTGTTCCCGTTTTCCTTATGAtaacactgaggcccagagccgTAAAGCACAGGCTTGGGCTCACACAGATGACCTTGATCTGAGCTCCTGGACTTGCTGAGTCTTCCTCCATCCCCTGAGCTGGCAAGGTGGGGTTCCTGGGCTCtgatccccctcccctcccttacCCCCAAACCTGTCACAGACGGCCTGTTTCCGGGAGGAGCGGGACGTTCTGGTGAAAGGGGACAGCCGCTGGGTGACCGCTCTGCATTACGCCTTCCAAGATGAGGAGTACCTGGTGAGTATGCTCAGCGAGGTCGGAGGAGGGTCACCTGGGGATGAAGGAGAAGGCCTTTGGGGGCCAGAAGCCCTGGTCCCAGGAGAGGGAGATGCCCCTCCTCCTGGGACCAAGAGGCTTCTGCTCCCGGCCAGGTGGGGCCTGGAGCCTTCTGCCTGGGCTTTGGCTGGGAGCCGGCCTCCCAGAGCTGCTGGGAGATTCAGCCTGTCTTCCCAGAGCCCCCGGGGTCCCCCCCCGCCGGAGGCGGGGCCCtggggcagccccacccccatctgATTCTTGCCCTGCCCACCGCCATCTAGTATCTGGTGATGGACTACTACGCCGGAGGGGACCTCCTCACTCTGCTGAGCCGCTTCGAGGACCGCCTCCCACCCGAGCTGGCCCAGTTCTACCTGGCCGAGATGGTGCTGGCCATCCACTCGCTGCATCAGCTGGGCTATGTCCACAGGTGGGACCCCAAAGCCTCTGCTGCCCTTCCCAGCCCCTGTTGACCGCTCTGGGGACAGCGGAGGACATACGTGCCGAGCTCTGGGCTGGGTGCTTCCTACGCACAAGACCTTTGAATTCTCACTCCAAAAAGCATATGTGACAGGCGCCGCTATCATTCTATGTCACAGACGAGGAAGTCAGTGCTTTGCAGTGACTCAGCCAGTGGGCGGCCAAGCTCTGGCTTGCACTGGGGAAGTGTGACTCCAGCCGCCTCCATGGCACACTTTACTCCCTCCAGGAGTCGTCCTTAGGGGTCCCTGTCCCCAACCTAGCCACCTTCTTCCATCTCAGGAGCCAGGAGGCCtggccaccctccctcccccttccacacATGGGTACCCACACTGCTCACGTCTGCACGCAGGAACATGTGTCACCATACACACTAGTGTGTGCGCATGCCCACACTCACACACCCAGGCGTGTGCCTAAAGGCACATCCCCACACACAGATCAAGCCCCtcaccctccctgccctcccccagggaCGTCAAGCCAGACAACATCCTCCTGGACATGAACGGGCACATCCGCTTGGCCGACTTTGGCTCCTGCCTGCGTCTCAACAACAGCGGCATGGTAAGGACCCCACCCCGGGTGGGGGCAGAGGCCACTCAGCTGGGAGAGCTCCCAAGCCTCGTACAGGCGGCATCAGATTCCCAGAGGAGGGAAGGGCCAGGCCAGGGCCGTGGGTGGGGGCACTGGGCCAGCCAAGGCCTAGGGAGGGGGTTGTCAGGCCCGGCCCCTGGGCCACGGCGAGGGGCCAGAAGGCTCAGCCAAGCCCCGAGGCAGTCCTCACGGCGTCATCACCCCCACATGCAGGTGGATTCCTCCGTGGCAGTGGGGACACCAGACTACATCTCCCCCGAGATCCTGCAGGCCATGGAGGAGGGCAAGGGCCACTATGGCCCACAGTGCGACTGGTGGTCCCTGGGGGTCTGTGCCTACGAGCTGCTCTTTGGGGAGACGCCCTTCTATGCCGAGTCTCTGGTGGGGACCTATGGCAAGATCATGAACCACGAGGTCTGAGTCCTCCAGGTGGGCGAGGCCCGGGGGGGTCGGGGCTGGGATCCCAGATACTCACCCGCAGCCGTCTCCCTGGGCCTGCAGGACCACCTGCACTTCCCCCCAGATGTGCCCGATGTGCCGGCCAGTGCCCGAGACCTGATCCGCCAGCTGCTGTGCCGCCAGGAGGAGCGTCTGGGCCGTGGAGGGCTGGATGACTTCCGGAACCACCCCTTCTTCGAAGGCGTGGACTGGGAGCGGCTGGCGAGCAGCACCGCTCCTTATATCCCTGAGCTCCGCGGGCCCATGGACACCTCCAACTTTGACGTGGACGACGACACCCTCAACCATCCAGTGAGTGGCGGGTCCCATCATGGTGGGAAAACTGCCTTGAGTCTCAGTGGCTCTGGGACACTCCCCTGCGAAGTTCTCCAAAGCAGTTGTTGGGCTGGGAATGAGGCCTTCAGGCCACAGAGGTTCATGAGAATTATGGTTCACCTGTACCGAGGTGGTTTTGGAGCCAAGTGAAGGTCCTTTGACCGCAGTGTCATCCTATTCATCAGAAATCAtccaagagggagttcctgtcgtggctggtgcagtggaaacaaatctgactagcatccacgaggatgcaggttcgatccctggccttgctcactgcgtcagggatccagcgttgccgtgagctgcagtgtaggttgcagacgcagctcagatcctgcattgctgtggctgtggtgtagactggcagctctagttccaattcgaccccgagcctgggaacttccatatgccgtgtttgcagccccaaaaagcaaaaaaagaaagaaagaatagaaatcaaATAAGAAGACTCCCAGAAGCACCTGGGAGCCATAACCTCAAGGACTTGTGGGAGTTGTAGTCTTTGGGGGGCCATGTTATCCCCCTAGGTTCCCACCAAAGCCAGAAGAGAGGGGCACTTCCAGTCCCAGGGGGTCTCCTGGGTCTCAAGCCTCAGCCTGGAGCTGTGCTCATTGACTCtgactctctttccctccttctgcaGGGGACCCTGCCGCCACCCTCCCATGGGAACTTCTTAGGCCACCACCTGCCATTCGTAGGCTTCACCTACATCTCAGGCAGGTGAGTCTAGTCCTCACAGACCTAGTAGGAAGCTGGAGGCTGCCTGGCCTGGAGGACACCGCGAGTGTGGGGTCGGGACCCTGGGGAAGTGACTGAGGGGCCCCCATGGCATCTGCCTGCGCCTGGTGCTTGGCAAGTGTGCTCTGGACCCTCAGCTGGACAGACCCCCCACGTCCTCAGGGTCCTGCCTCAGCATTTGGCCCTCATGGTACTCTCCATGGCAGCTGGGAGTGTACTGACTTGGAGCCAGAGGCCCAGGACCGCGCCCCAGGCCTCACTTCGcacctctgtaaaatgggcaggaTGCTCTCAGCCCAATTCCATTTGTGGGGCTGGCCTGAGACTGCAGCGAGGTCCTGACAGAGGAGGGGCTGTCAAATGTCAGCAGACGAGTCTCATCTTCACTCGGGGCGCGCTTCCCCGGTGCTGGGCGTGGGGGCCCATGTCactgagtcctcctgagagccccTGGAAGAGGGCCTATCGTCACCTCCATTTTccagtgagaaaactgaggctctgataCATTAGGGGACCATGCAAGGTCACGGCTCGGAAGGGCCGGGTACCAGCCCGGGCTCTCCCAAGGACAGGTCTGGTCTGCTTTGTTTCTCTTCCCTGCATGAACTTGGATTTGAGTACAGAGCTGGTGGGCAGggggtgtttctttttctttctttctttttttttttttgcattttagggccacacccgcagcatatggaggttcccaggctagaggtcaaatcagagctatagccatcagcctacaccacagccacagcaatgccagatccgagccatgtctgcaacctataccacagctcacggcaacgcctgattcttaacccactgagcgaggccagggattgaacctgcatcctcatggatcctagtcagattcgtttctgctgagccacaacgggaactcccagagggtaTTTCttagatgaatgaatgggtggatgcAGAAAAACAGAGGAGGCTTGGGGGTCAGGGGTGAGTTGGTTCTCTGCCAACTCGTGTTGCCCTGCTCTCCCCAGTCCAGGCCCTGAGAGCAGTTCTGAGCAGTTGGCTGCCCTGGAGCGGAAGCTCCGTTGTGTGGAGCAGGAGAAGGTGGATCTGAGCCGGAAGCTCCAAGGTATGGGGGAGCCAGCTGGCCAGGGCAGGGTGGGTCTGTCCAGGGGGCTGCGGCCGCAAGGCCACCTCCTCACCTGGGTGCCCCCCACCACAGAAGCTCTGCAGACCCCCTCAGACCATCGGGAGCTGGAGCAGCTACGGAAGGAAGTGCAGATTCTGCAGGACAGGCTGTCAGGTACCACCCAGCACCCAGTCTCGTCCCCACTAACCCTCGCCCTGGGGGTGAACTGCTTTTCCAGCACACCTGAGTCCAGCCTGGGTTCCGATCCCATCCCTGCGCTATACATACCGTGTGATCGCAGGGAAGCATCTTAAACTCTCTGAGTCTGCATGTAGAAAATGGGCCAAGGAGACCCACCTCCgaagctggggtgtgggttccgTGAGCTACCGCACGTGGAGCTCCTGGCTGGGGCAGTCAGCATGTGCAAGTCTCAGGGACAACTCTTGGCAGAGACGCTGAAGGACAGAACAGTGGACGGTCCCCCAGTGGGTAGGCCCGGCCAGGACAGTGAcctgaggcaggagagagacCAACTCCTCCAGGTAGGGCTCGAAGTGGGCGAGCGGCCCAGGGCTCGGCGCTATGGAGGTCCAGGCCCTGACACCAGGCCTTGCCCTCCGGACCCCAGGAGCTGGCCGAGGCTCGGGCTGGGCTGCAGGCGCAGGAGCAGGAGCTCTGCAGGGCCCAGGGGCGGCAGGAGGAGCTGCTCCGGAAGCTGCAGGAGGCCCAGGAGAGAGAGGTGGCCATGGCCAGCCAGACCCAAGCCCTGAACTCCCAGCTGGAGGAAGCCTGGGGTGCCCAGAAGGAGGTGAGtgatggagggtgggtggggacagCAACAGGGCCCTGCCCCTGTGACCCCTTGAATGGCTGGAGGAAGCCTGGGGAGCCGGAAAGGCCGTGTGCTTTTGCACCCCCCTGCGGCTGGCCGAGGTCTGAGCTGGGGaagaggtggggcgggggggggcctcCACTCCTGCCGCAGCTCAAAGAGCGAGAGTCTGGAGCGAGGTGGAAGGTGGGCCTGGCCAAGGTGAGCAGCGGCTGCCCCTGCCCGCCCTCACAGCTGCAGGCCCAGGTGGCTGCCCTGAGCCAGGAAGTGACACGGCTCCAGAAACAGAGGGAACGAAGCCTCGAGAAGGAGTCATCCCGGGTCAACGTGGTGAGGCCTTACCCCTGCCAAGTGGCACACCTCTtggcctggcctcgctcagggtccTCAGGGCCAGGCCTGTGTCCCAGGGTGGGCCACGGCTTCTCGGGCCCCTGCCCTGACTCCTTCTCCGCGTCCTCCAGACTGTCCACACCGCCTCTGAGACCAACGGCACAGGATCGCCTGAGGGCGGGCCTCGGGAGGCACAGCTGAGGCAGGAGGTGGCCGCCCTACGTGTGCAGCTGGAGCAGGCCCACAGCCACGGGTGAGCAGGGCGgccagggcaggggacagggtGAGGGGCTGAGCTGGGGGTCGCCGAGCCGTGCTTCTCCCCGTAGGCCGAGTGGAAAGGAGGAGGCTCTATGCCGGCTACGGGAGGAGAACCAGCGGCTGAGCCGGGAGCAGGAGCGGGTGAGCAGGGCTGCGCAGAGGTGGGACAGAGGCTGGCAGGGAGGGTGGGTGGAGCAGAGAtgggcagggctgctggggctcctgggggctgAGCCCAGCTTCCCATCCGGGCCCCAGCTGCTGGAAGAGCTGGAGCGGGAGCAGCAGAGcaagcagaggctggagggagagcAGCGGGAGACAGAGAGCAACTGGGAGGCCCAGATTGCCGACATCCTTACCTGGTGGGTGccgaggggctgggggcgggggctgggcccAGGCAGGACTGAGAGTCCAGCCGCTGACCCTGCGCCCCCTTCCCAATCAGGGTGAATGATGAGAAGGTGTCAAGAGGCTACCTGCAGGCCCTGGCCACCAAGATGGCCGAGGAGCTGGAGTCCTTGCGGAACGTGGGCACCCAGACTCTCCCTGCCCGGTCGCTGGTGAGCCCCAGGGACACCCAGGGGGTGGAGTGCCAGTAGCCGCACTCCACAGATAGAGACACTGGGCTCATGGAAGATCAGGGACTTGCCTAAGCTGACACTGCGTGAGCTGTGGACTTTGAGCCTGGCCAGGTGGCATAGTGGGAGGGGGCATCTTATGTTGaaacctccccccgccccacccccggccccttGCCACCAGGATCAGCAGTGGAAGGCACGGCGGCTGCAGAAGATGGAGGCCTCAGCCAGGCTGGAGCTGCAGTCGGCACTGGAGGCTGAGATCCGGGCCAAGCAGGGCCTGCAAGAGCGGCTGACGCAGGTGCAGGAGGCCCAGCTGAGGGCTGAGAGGTGAGACCAGGGGCCCGTGCCGCGAGGGGCCCAGGACCCATGCAGAGGCCTGTGCTGAGGCCTGGCCCGGTTCTTCCCAGCCGTCTGCAGGAGACCGAGAAGCAGAACCAGGGCCTGCAGCAGGAACTGGCTGCCCTCCGGGAGGAGCTGCGGGCCCGTGGCCCAGGAGGTGAGTGGCCGACGACATGCTTGTCCTGGAGCAAGTCCTCCAGGTCACCAGGGGTCCCACAACAGCCTTGCAGGGCTGTGGAGACAAGAATGTGCTCCAGGATCTGCTGTTTAACCCGCTCTCCGTTAGCCGGCACCTGCggagcacctgctgtatgccagCCTCCCACCTCTCCAGCCTGTGGTCCTTTCCTTATTTCACCGAGATGGAAGCTGAGGCCCCCTCAGGCCCCTGGCTTCTCAGTTCCAAGTGTTAGAGTGGGGTTCCTGGTCCCAATGACCCATGCCCTCTGTTTGCAGACACCAAGCCCTCCAACTCCCTGATTCCCTTCTTGTCCTTCTGGAGCACAGAGGTAAGAATGGGTGGGGGACTGGCTGGGGGGGAGCCCCCGGGGGGACACAGGGGCCTTGACTCTGCCCCCATCCCGTTCCCCAGAAGGATTCTGCCAAGGACCCTGGCATCTCAGGAGAAGCCCCCAGGTCTGGGTTGGAGCCAGAGCTGAGGCCAGAGGGCCGTCGCAGCCTGCGCCTGGGGGTGAGGACAGGCGGGAGACCCGCAGGCGGGGGCCGGTCCCCATCCTCTGCCTGTGAGCCTCTCACCCGGTCTCGCCCTCCCACAGGCCGTGTTCCCCAGGGCGCCTGCTGCTACCACAGCCTCCCCAGAAAGTCCTCCTGCGAAGGTCAGCGCccggaggggcaggggagggtggggccCCCAAGCCATTCTGCCTGGTTTCCAAGGACCCGCTTGGGTCCGCGCACATGCCTCCTGGCCATCAGACCAGTGGGCATGGCGGTGGCCTTGGCAATGAGGTTTGAGCACGACCACAGACTCTCCGGGGCTCAGAGTTCACACTGCCCCCTGCTCATTCCCTGGTCCTGCCTGATACTTCAGGGTGACCTCAGGGGTGGGGCTCAGGCCCCGAGAGGCCATGGTCAGGCCAAGGTAATGGCCATGTCCCCCTCTCCAGCCCGGCTCACACACGCTGCGCCCCCGGAGCTTCCCGTCCCCCACCAAGTGTCTCCGCTGCACCTCGCTGATGCTGGGTCTGGGCCGCCAGGGCCTGGGCTGTGACGGTgagaccctcccccaccccgggccccagccacagcccctggGGTGGAGGGAACAGAAGTGGCCccgaccctgaccctgaccccagGCTGGTTCTCTCAGCCACGGGCGACTTGCGGCCAACATTTCCCGCTCCtcgctttctgtttttcttttctcacttttggGGCATTGGCGACTGCTCAGGGGCCACCCCGGCCTGCGGGATGCTGGGGCTGGGAAAGCCCAGGGTCCTGCTTCCcggctgcccccaccctgcctcacACCATGTGTCGGCTCCCGCTTTCCCTACAGCCTGCGGCTACTTCTGTCACTCGACTTGTGCCCCAcaggccccgccctgccccgtGCCCCCTGACCTCCTCCACACGGCCCTGGGAGTGCACCCCGAGACGGGCACGGGCACCGCCTACGAGGGCTTCCTGTCGGTGAGCTGgcgctgggggagggagaggacgGGCGTTGGGGGGCTGGGAGCCTGGCGGGCCCTCCCATGCCTGCCTTCCCCCAGGTGCCACGGCCCTCGGGTGTCCGGCGGGGCTGGCAGCGAGTGTTTGCCGCCCTCAGTGACTCGCGCCTGCTGCTGTTTGACGCCCCGGACCCGAGGCTCAGCCCGGCCAGCGGGGCCCTCCTGCAGACACTCGATCTGAGGTGGGTGCTGGGCAGCGGCTTGGGGCGGGGGATGCATGGGTCAAGGTGGCAGCCAGAGCCGTGCCGCCTTTGACCTGCTCCATGAACCTCCCAGGGACCCCCAGTTCTCAGCTACCCCTGTGCTGGCCTCTGATGTTATCCACGCCCAATCCAGGGACCTGCCACGTATCTTTAGGGTGAGTTTGGGGGCAGGATGGGCCTCTGTGCTGGCCCTCCTCCAGCCACTTTTTCTCCGTCGCCACGGCTGTCCCTGTCATTCTGTCCCCTGCTCATTTCCACATGGGTGGCTACAGTAGCCTCCGTTCTGGCCCGTGTAGCTGAGCTTTAGCCTCTGGTGCAGAGAGTTTTCTATACATGAAGCTGGCGGGGTCCTGCCTTGTTTAGGACCCTTCTGTTGCTCCCTGTCACCCCCAGGGTGGTCCTGCCCATGGCCATGAGGTCCTACATTTCTGAccctgccagcccccagcccacccccccaTCTTGAGCATTTCCGGTTACTCTCCTCATCCCCCGGGCTCCAGCAGAAATGTCTCGCCCTGGAAGCTCATCTTTCACTGCTTAGCCGGGGTTAGCAAGCCCCACCCAGTGTTCCTACAGTGTCCCATCCTCTCCCCTCTGTGGCACTGGTCCCAGGGCTCTGGAGTTGCCCACGTGCTTGTCTGACCACCCCGCCTGGCTGGCCACCTGCTGCCAGCCAGCACCTCGTGCTGCCCCGGGCAAGCCCACCTGGGTGCTGATGAGCATCCTCTGGTGCAGAGGGACGGGAGGAAGGACGGGCTGGCCGGCTCTCGGCCCTCTCCCCTCCAGCCTGGGTCCCCGCCCGTAGGTGACGGCCTCCCAGCTGACGGTGCCACCTGCCACATGCACCGTGCTGCTGCTGGCAGAGAGCGAGGGGGAGCGGGAGCGCTGGCTGCAGGTGCTGGGCGAGCTGCAGCGGCTGCTGCTGGACGCGCGGCCAAGGCCCCGGCCTGTGTACACACTCAAGGAGGCCTACGACAACGGGCTGCCGCTGCTGCCCCACACGCTCTGCGCCGCCATCATCGGTGAGCCTCGTGCCCAGGGGGCACCGCTGGCCCGGGCAGGCTTAGGGGAGGAGGCCGGGCCTGCAGGGATGATGCTGCCCAGCCAGTCACCAGGACCACCATCACGGCCCGATGCCTGCAGCCCTGAGCTGCGGACCTTCCCGCCATGCCCGGGGCCGTGGCTCTGcgaggggcctgggctgggggtggggagcccggCCTCTGGCATCCATTTCTCTGCCCTTCCCTTTCTGCCTTTTTGCAAAGAATTTCGAGTGACTGAGCAAGCAGAGGCTCTCGGAAGAGAGAAAGGCGGTTCCGTTCCTGGCCGTCTTGCCAGCGGCTGGGTGACTGTGGGCGAGCCTCACACTCTCTCCTCTGGGGCTGCCGTGTTCAGCCAGGGACCCGGTGCTCAGCGGGGCCTCTGGATCAGGCAGCTGGGGGAGAAGAGAGGCGGCGGCACTCGCTGGCTTCCCCCACTAGCCCGGGCCTGgggccagcccctgccctggcgGCTGGGACTTCTCCGCAGTCACTCAGGACCAGAGCCACCGCCCGCCTCCTCCGGGTCCCCTGTGTCAGGCGGGAGCCAGGGAGACGAGGGCGTTTATTGAGCAGGGATGGCTGTGAGCTTAACACTCACCCTGCCCTGCTTCATCTCTTCGCAGCCTCACAGCAGCTCTGTGAGAAAGGTACCACTATTATCCCCATAGTGCATAAGGGGAAACCAAGGCTCCGAGAGGTGACGTGACTTATCCCCCAATCCCAcagcttggggcggggggggcctcTTACCCTGACTCCTGGCCGGTGGCCCTTCCCCATTAGGGCCAGTCCAGACTCTGGGACAGGAGGGTCCAGTGATGCAGGGACAGTGGGGTTGCCATCTCCATGTCCTCAGGAGATGCTGAGGTTCGGCAAGGGCAGGCCGACTGCCCAGTCTCCTGCCTCTGGAGGGGCCCTCTGACCCCtgaccctctccctccctccaccagaCCAGGAACGGCTTGCCCTGGGCACCGAGGAGGGCCTGTTTATAATCCACCTGCACAGCAACGGTAGGAGCcagggcggggcagggcgggCGTGGGAGGGTGTCAGCCTCCCGGGACAGAGGAGGATGGGCCCCAGGCTGCTCCTGGCTCAGTTGGTGACACTGTCCCTCGCCACCCCCGCAGACATCTTCCAGGTGGGCGAGTGCCGGCGGGTGCAGAGGCTGGCCGTGAGCCCCACAGCGGGCCTTCTGGCCGTGCTCTGCGGCCGTGGCCCCAGCGTGCGCCTCTTCCCCCTGGCCGAGCTGGAGAATGCAGAGGCAGCCGGTGCCAAGATCCCTGAGTCTCGAGGCTGCCAGGCACTGGCAGCCGGGCGCATCCTGCAGGCCCGCACCCCCGTGCTCTGTGTCGCAGTCAAGCGCCAGGTGCTCTGCTACCAGCTGGGCCCAGGCCCGGGGCCCTGGCAGCGCCGCATCCGCGAGCTGCAGGCGCCAGCACCTGTGCAGAGCCTGGGGCTGCTGGGCGACCGGCTGTGCGTGGGCGCGGCCGGTGCCTTTGTCCTCTACCCGCTGCTCAACGAGGCTGCGCCCTTAGCGCTAGGGGCTGGCCTGGTGCCTGAGGAGCTGCCACCGTCCCGCGGGGGCCTGGGCGAGGCACTGGGGGCCGTGGAGCTCAGCCTCAGTGAGTTCCTGCTGCTCTTCACCACTGCTGGGATCTACGTGGACAATGCCGGCCGGAGGTCTCGCATCCAGGAgctgctgtggccagcagtgccCACGGGCTGGGGTAAGGCCtttggagggcagggctgggcacctGCAGTGTAGCTTACATGTTGGAGGAAGACAGGGTCCTGCCCAAGCTCCTGAGGCCTGCATGCACCCCGTGCCCAGCCACAGCCTCAGTGGCTTGCACAGGATCTCCTTCCCATGCCTTCACTCGTGCTCATCCCCTGCCTGAACTGCTCCCCTTTTTGTACCTGGCAAACTCTTAACCAAGTCCAGCGCCAATGGCAGCTCAGGGCCTAGAGCTGGTAGGACCCCTGTAAATGACCACATGACTGCTGCCATTGTCATTACCGCTTTCAGGCTGCCTCTCTCCCCCACCACGGGTCCTTTGTGCCCTCTTTGTTCAGACCTcttccctggcttttttttttttttttttttgtcatttgtctttttagggccgcacctgcagcatatggaggttcccaggctaggggtctaatgggagttgtagccaccggcctacaccagagccccagcgacaccggatccgagccacatctgcaacctacaccacagctcaggcaacgccggatccttaacccactgagagaggcaagggatcgaacctacaacctcatggttcctagtcagattcgtttccactgcaccgcgacgggaatgcttttttttgttgttgttttaatggccacacctgcggcatatgggtgttccccaggctaagggcggaatgggggctgcagctgaggccatagccatagccatggcaacagcagatccttaacccacttgagtgaggccagggatcaaacctgcatcctcacagagacaacatagggcccttaacccactgagccacaatggcaactctttCTCTGGCTCTTAACACCTGGTGATGACTGGTTTGGTGCACTGGAGGCCTGCAGATGGACTGAGGTTGGTGCTtcatccagcccccagcccaggcaaGCACACCCGAGGGGCTGTGAATTTtagaggaatgaatgagtgaatggatggggCAGGTAGCTGCAGTGATGAGATACCAGCGGGAAGAGAGGGACAGTGCTCCTTTCATGAACTATCACCCTTCAGGGGTGGGGCCTGTGGGTTGGGTGTAGCACAGATATTCAGAGTGTAGGCGTTTTATCCAGACTGCCTGGGGCCAGTTCCCAGCCCTCACTTTCACTCCCCACTGAGTGACTTTGG comes from the Phacochoerus africanus isolate WHEZ1 chromosome 4, ROS_Pafr_v1, whole genome shotgun sequence genome and includes:
- the CDC42BPG gene encoding serine/threonine-protein kinase MRCK gamma isoform X1, whose product is MERRLRALERLARGEAGGGPGLDGLLDLLLGLHHELSSAPLRRERNVAQFLNWEPGTCAQHISPTARTLVKTPDTVSPFVAKVKELRLQRDDFEILKVIGRGAFGEVAVVRQRDSGQIFAMKMLHKWEMLKRAETACFREERDVLVKGDSRWVTALHYAFQDEEYLYLVMDYYAGGDLLTLLSRFEDRLPPELAQFYLAEMVLAIHSLHQLGYVHRDVKPDNILLDMNGHIRLADFGSCLRLNNSGMVDSSVAVGTPDYISPEILQAMEEGKGHYGPQCDWWSLGVCAYELLFGETPFYAESLVGTYGKIMNHEDHLHFPPDVPDVPASARDLIRQLLCRQEERLGRGGLDDFRNHPFFEGVDWERLASSTAPYIPELRGPMDTSNFDVDDDTLNHPGTLPPPSHGNFLGHHLPFVGFTYISGSPGPESSSEQLAALERKLRCVEQEKVDLSRKLQEALQTPSDHRELEQLRKEVQILQDRLSETLKDRTVDGPPVGRPGQDSDLRQERDQLLQELAEARAGLQAQEQELCRAQGRQEELLRKLQEAQEREVAMASQTQALNSQLEEAWGAQKELQAQVAALSQEVTRLQKQRERSLEKESSRVNVTVHTASETNGTGSPEGGPREAQLRQEVAALRVQLEQAHSHGPSGKEEALCRLREENQRLSREQERLLEELEREQQSKQRLEGEQRETESNWEAQIADILTWVNDEKVSRGYLQALATKMAEELESLRNVGTQTLPARSLDQQWKARRLQKMEASARLELQSALEAEIRAKQGLQERLTQVQEAQLRAESRLQETEKQNQGLQQELAALREELRARGPGDTKPSNSLIPFLSFWSTEKDSAKDPGISGEAPRSGLEPELRPEGRRSLRLGAVFPRAPAATTASPESPPAKPGSHTLRPRSFPSPTKCLRCTSLMLGLGRQGLGCDACGYFCHSTCAPQAPPCPVPPDLLHTALGVHPETGTGTAYEGFLSVPRPSGVRRGWQRVFAALSDSRLLLFDAPDPRLSPASGALLQTLDLRDPQFSATPVLASDVIHAQSRDLPRIFRVTASQLTVPPATCTVLLLAESEGERERWLQVLGELQRLLLDARPRPRPVYTLKEAYDNGLPLLPHTLCAAIIASQQLCEKDQERLALGTEEGLFIIHLHSNDIFQVGECRRVQRLAVSPTAGLLAVLCGRGPSVRLFPLAELENAEAAGAKIPESRGCQALAAGRILQARTPVLCVAVKRQVLCYQLGPGPGPWQRRIRELQAPAPVQSLGLLGDRLCVGAAGAFVLYPLLNEAAPLALGAGLVPEELPPSRGGLGEALGAVELSLSEFLLLFTTAGIYVDNAGRRSRIQELLWPAVPTGWGYAAPYLTVFSENAIDVFDVRRAEWVQTVPLKKVRPLNPEGSLFLYGTEKVRLTYLRNPLAEKDEFDIPNLTDNSRRQLFRTKSKRRFFFRVSEAQLQQQRREMLKDPFVRSKLISTPTNFNHLVHVGPADGRPGAGDLPPGRAPDQKGRGARSSGPQRPHSFSEAPRRPASMSSDGFVGDSDSMKKKPWTSLSSESVSCPQGPPSPPASPVQVSERPRSLPPAPESESSP